Below is a window of Candidatus Atribacteria bacterium DNA.
TGTTCTTTATCGAGTTCTTGGGCAGCTTGGGCACAGGCCTCCCAGCTTAGTACGCTTCTGATTACTCTGTCAATTCCCTGCTCTTCATTATCATATGGCCTTACCTGCATATCGTGGCCTTTCCAGCGATTAAAACCTGCTTCCCGGATTAGACCAGCTATGGCTATATTCATACCATTAACCCGTGTCCCATGGTCGATATCATATTTCCCCGGTCCGCCAAGAATGATACCATCATTATAACCCTGACTGTTTAAGTGCATATGAACTAAAGCATGGTTATCTATCTCTTCAACCGTATCATATACATGGTCAAGCCCTATCATCTCTGAATGCCCAAACTCTTTATTCACTCCCTTTTTGTTACGAGTAATTTTAAATTCTTCTTCTAATTTATTCCAAAAGACCAGGGCACTGGCAACGGTTGGGATTAAAAGAGCCGGATGTCCTTCGTTGGGTTTTGGTTCTAAGGCAAAATAGAGATTTCCTCCTAATTTTTCTTCATATTTGCAAAGTTTTGCAATACTCTCCTTAAGATGCTGATACATTTGGGAAATTCCTATAGATGAAAGGTCATAACCAAAGGAACCATTCCAAAGGACAAAAGTTGGCCATTTTGAGGGATCGGGATGCCAGGCTTTCCGGAGAGGTCCATAAGTAAGAGCAACCGTCCTCTCTCCGAATTCTTCTGCTGATTTTCTCTCTACAGGGTCTAAGGAAGCTATCCCACCATAAGCAAAAGGTTTATGTGCTCCCGGAGTTACCATGGCCAGATATATCTTGGAATCTACTAAAGCATCGGCAATTTCAGAACTATTCTTTTCATTAAATTCATTATCGTAATGCACTTCAATCCCTAACTCTATATTTTCCGGTAATCTCGGAGCAACTCTATTTTTTACCAGCTTAATCATATCAACAGTACTAAAATTTTTAGAATTCCATTCTGGTCTCATATCATCCGGGACAAAACCACCCTTCCCCGCATTAAAAGTCCATCGACAGATACTATGTAATGATTTATTTTCTTTCATTTTTTTACTCCTTAAACAGCAAGACAATTATATTGATTGATTTGTAAAAAAATATTTTATTGTTTAACCTTCTTCGTTTCTGAAACTTATATTAAATGAATTTAATGCTCTCATTAATAATTAAATCTGCCATCCCATAAACTGCAGCTAAACTGCCTAGTTTACTAAATTTAATTTCTACTTTCTTGTAGGAAACAGACAAAGCACTTTCCTCAAGTATTTTAATAATTTCCTTATAGATATAATCTTTTATTTCTACAATTCCTCCACCAATTACTAACAATTCAGGACTAAGTCCATTAATAATATTAACTAATCCTATTCCTATATTTCTTCCTGTTTCATTAAATATCTCAATGACCTTTTTATCTCCATTTTTACCTAATTGATATATCTCTTTCTTGGTTAATTGTTTATTGCTACCAGGTAATTCTAAATACCTATTAACAATATAGCTTTCCGAAGCAAATATCTCCCAACATCCCC
It encodes the following:
- a CDS encoding xylose isomerase; translated protein: MKENKSLHSICRWTFNAGKGGFVPDDMRPEWNSKNFSTVDMIKLVKNRVAPRLPENIELGIEVHYDNEFNEKNSSEIADALVDSKIYLAMVTPGAHKPFAYGGIASLDPVERKSAEEFGERTVALTYGPLRKAWHPDPSKWPTFVLWNGSFGYDLSSIGISQMYQHLKESIAKLCKYEEKLGGNLYFALEPKPNEGHPALLIPTVASALVFWNKLEEEFKITRNKKGVNKEFGHSEMIGLDHVYDTVEEIDNHALVHMHLNSQGYNDGIILGGPGKYDIDHGTRVNGMNIAIAGLIREAGFNRWKGHDMQVRPYDNEEQGIDRVIRSVLSWEACAQAAQELDKEQLMKYLNNRETAKAEDMMRESLINAQKYFDRMYKE